The Tumebacillus amylolyticus genome contains a region encoding:
- a CDS encoding YjcQ family protein: MELDSKQKVLVAIYTEYQKDIPNMNAVTPQVLGIEEVAFNVAVSKLQNEGYLQGAHLITVDQFAHPVKVVMSRAKMTRDGLDYVETKLEIDKTMSNSDKVRAVATKAGAWGVDQLKDLASKTLSDMLSKMAGF; encoded by the coding sequence ATGGAGCTGGATTCTAAGCAGAAAGTTTTAGTTGCGATCTACACGGAGTACCAAAAAGACATCCCTAATATGAATGCGGTAACTCCGCAAGTTCTGGGTATTGAAGAGGTAGCCTTCAATGTTGCGGTTAGTAAACTTCAAAATGAAGGCTACTTACAAGGTGCACATCTGATCACTGTTGATCAATTTGCTCATCCTGTAAAAGTAGTCATGTCCCGAGCAAAAATGACACGCGACGGACTTGATTATGTTGAAACAAAACTGGAGATCGACAAGACCATGTCCAATTCCGACAAGGTCAGGGCGGTCGCAACTAAGGCTGGGGCCTGGGGTGTTGACCAATTGAAAGATCTAGCCTCAAAAACCCTTTCAGACATGTTATCAAAAATGGCTGGATTTTAA
- a CDS encoding DUF6173 family protein, producing MSYGINSDIMKSVMQAGQQKRDAERAQVLNYTENLASKFVEKIRHSVDEFMSNLQPDEEIGIQLVTFQSMIIHVTTIGWNDPNMIRFIGYSESGSPVELIQHVSQCNFLLTAVKALEPEEPTRKIGFIQG from the coding sequence ATGTCCTACGGAATTAACTCGGATATCATGAAATCTGTAATGCAAGCCGGTCAACAGAAACGCGATGCTGAACGAGCTCAAGTTTTGAATTATACAGAAAACTTAGCTAGTAAGTTTGTTGAGAAAATTCGGCATAGTGTTGATGAATTCATGAGCAACCTTCAACCCGATGAGGAGATCGGCATCCAACTTGTCACTTTTCAATCCATGATCATCCATGTCACAACTATCGGATGGAACGATCCCAATATGATTAGGTTTATTGGTTATTCCGAAAGTGGGTCACCTGTTGAACTGATTCAACATGTGTCTCAGTGCAATTTCCTTCTGACCGCGGTTAAAGCACTTGAACCAGAAGAACCCACACGTAAAATCGGATTTATTCAAGGATAA